A section of the Acidobacterium capsulatum ATCC 51196 genome encodes:
- a CDS encoding APC family permease, with the protein MSTDAAPTVPVLRRSLKLWHLILYGIIIIQPTAPMSIYGVVSNAARGHVVTTILIAMVAMLLTAVSYGRMARVYPSAGSAYTYVAQELHPLAGYIVGWSMLMDYMLNPIICAVWCSVAAQGMLPQIPYAAWVLAFVLVFTGLNLLGVQASARVNALLAAGMGIVVAVFLAFAFHYIATVLHPVGWAWLAPFYDPVTFSVSRIFHGTSIAVLTYIGFDGISTMSEEVENPRRNIMLGTVFTCVAIGLLSAVEVYAAQLAWPAGWHFPPALVDTAFVHVGLRVGGRFLFFLLNLTLLVANMGSGIAAQFGAARLLYGMGRDNALPKRIFGVISPRTGIPRNNVLLLGGATLAGALLLSYERGAELLNFGAFIAFMCVNIAALVHYRFRSKEKVRLAVTIPLLGFLICGFIWLHLTRDAQVLGAGWIAIGLILYFAMHRRRKSRR; encoded by the coding sequence TTGTCCACCGATGCCGCCCCGACCGTCCCAGTCCTGCGGCGGTCACTGAAGCTATGGCACCTGATTCTTTACGGCATCATCATCATTCAGCCGACCGCGCCAATGAGCATCTACGGCGTGGTCAGCAATGCCGCCCGAGGACATGTGGTGACCACCATTCTCATTGCGATGGTGGCCATGTTGTTGACTGCGGTCAGCTACGGCCGGATGGCACGTGTGTATCCAAGCGCAGGGTCGGCCTACACATATGTCGCGCAGGAGTTGCATCCCCTGGCCGGTTACATTGTCGGCTGGTCGATGCTGATGGACTACATGCTGAACCCCATCATCTGCGCGGTTTGGTGCAGTGTGGCCGCGCAGGGCATGCTGCCGCAGATTCCGTATGCGGCTTGGGTGCTGGCCTTTGTGCTGGTTTTTACCGGTCTGAACCTGCTCGGTGTGCAGGCCTCCGCCCGCGTCAATGCGTTGCTGGCGGCTGGCATGGGCATTGTGGTGGCTGTCTTTCTTGCCTTTGCTTTCCATTACATCGCGACGGTGCTGCATCCAGTCGGCTGGGCATGGCTGGCCCCGTTTTATGATCCAGTGACGTTTTCTGTGTCGCGGATCTTCCACGGGACTTCGATTGCCGTGCTCACCTATATCGGCTTCGACGGCATTTCAACTATGTCCGAAGAGGTGGAGAATCCCCGTCGCAATATCATGCTGGGAACCGTCTTCACCTGCGTGGCGATTGGGCTGCTTTCCGCTGTGGAGGTTTACGCGGCGCAGCTTGCCTGGCCGGCAGGCTGGCACTTTCCTCCAGCCCTCGTCGATACGGCCTTTGTGCATGTCGGGCTGCGCGTGGGTGGACGCTTCCTCTTCTTTCTGCTCAATCTGACTCTTCTGGTCGCAAACATGGGGTCAGGAATTGCGGCCCAGTTCGGCGCGGCGCGTCTGCTCTATGGAATGGGCCGCGACAATGCTTTGCCAAAACGCATCTTCGGCGTCATCAGCCCAAGGACGGGAATTCCCCGCAACAATGTGCTGCTGCTTGGCGGGGCGACCCTGGCCGGAGCGCTGCTACTGAGCTACGAGCGCGGCGCGGAGTTGCTGAACTTCGGCGCTTTCATCGCGTTCATGTGTGTGAATATCGCCGCTCTGGTTCACTACCGCTTCCGCTCGAAAGAAAAAGTGCGGCTGGCGGTGACCATTCCTCTGCTCGGATTTTTGATCTGCGGCTTTATCTGGCTGCATTTGACCCGGGATGCCCAGGTGTTGGGAGCGGGCTGGATTGCAATCGGCCTGATTCTCTATTTCGCGATGCACCGCAGAAGAAAGAGCAGAAGGTAG
- a CDS encoding alpha-galactosidase — translation MHRSLLNRGLLGVMLAGLVFPACCLQAQSTSLRVEVQPNGAYSIGVPGSTQDVLTANVAAKINGRWVYAPDYPRHTATHSSTHGYLGAADEWEVTYSGLAGEPNLVYRLRAYRNAPFADLKVIVDNTTGKAIQVQSIREVEASKNSIANLGAAPSSDRVLSDSFSEDRPAMQIHNLGDAANHMDRAVGSQLIYNRQSRESLFLGALTSQRFLTVLRLHTSTIGGAPTISHYEVDSTGTTELEKENSLQNSPAKDQIELSLPVAPGQSLASETLLLGASKDYHNQLETYGSLIKRIHHARVSAPPLMGWWSWTAYYFGLDQGTALTNAEWESEHLKQYGYNIFHIDEGYQYARGEYITPNATLFPAGLTPMEYEVRGLGLVPGIWTAPFEVSVRSWVYQKHPDWLIKNAQGQPIPAGNVVDGKDQLYMLDTTNPGAQAYLHKTYSTLVHTWDIHYIKLDFMDDSAIEGYYYRPHTTAMEAQRIGLQIIRGAVGNHVYLDKDGSVMLNPVGLVDYGRISQDTGHTFGSSRDAATGIAARYYMDRNFFVSDPDAFTVSTQVIKDQDWHGGQKGLTKNAAQVSISLAAVSGGMLEIGDNLPSLEDEPQRQALIENRDLIDMVKLGKASVPLDLMSYAPSDQQPSIFYLKESKRQSILTVFNWTEHPTKHSIRLADLGLAANGQYEITNIFDHKSAVEPSPGMLQVDLAKHSVSVLKIVNQTIPASAPDVTLHCPASGATGATLSLSAQTTSSDPALSFAWSLGDGVQQQGAQIRHAWTEPGDYQVHLTATSLDDVSAEKSCTVHVSGRISTVFDPAKIKRYKP, via the coding sequence TTGCACCGGAGTCTCCTGAATCGCGGCCTGCTCGGCGTCATGCTGGCCGGACTGGTCTTCCCTGCCTGTTGTTTGCAGGCGCAATCGACCTCGCTGCGGGTCGAGGTGCAGCCGAATGGCGCATACAGCATCGGGGTGCCGGGCTCCACTCAGGATGTGCTGACTGCGAACGTTGCTGCAAAAATCAACGGACGCTGGGTGTATGCCCCTGACTACCCGCGCCACACGGCCACACACAGCAGCACTCACGGCTATCTCGGAGCAGCGGACGAGTGGGAGGTGACATACTCGGGGCTGGCAGGAGAACCTAATCTCGTCTACCGGCTACGCGCCTACCGGAATGCTCCCTTTGCAGATCTGAAAGTCATCGTAGACAACACCACTGGCAAGGCTATTCAGGTGCAGTCCATCCGCGAAGTGGAAGCCTCGAAGAACTCGATCGCGAATCTCGGCGCTGCCCCGTCGAGTGATCGTGTGCTCTCAGACAGCTTCAGTGAAGACCGGCCGGCAATGCAGATTCACAACCTGGGAGATGCGGCGAACCACATGGATCGAGCGGTGGGAAGCCAGCTTATCTATAACCGTCAGAGCCGCGAGAGCCTCTTCCTTGGGGCATTGACCTCCCAGCGCTTTCTCACTGTGCTGCGACTGCATACGAGCACGATTGGAGGCGCGCCAACGATCTCACATTACGAGGTCGACTCCACCGGCACAACCGAGCTGGAAAAAGAGAATTCTCTGCAGAACTCGCCCGCCAAAGATCAAATTGAGTTGAGCCTGCCGGTGGCCCCCGGCCAAAGCCTCGCCTCGGAAACCCTTCTGCTCGGTGCCAGCAAGGACTATCACAACCAACTCGAGACCTACGGCTCGCTGATAAAGAGGATTCATCACGCACGCGTATCCGCACCCCCGCTGATGGGCTGGTGGAGTTGGACAGCCTACTACTTCGGGCTAGATCAGGGGACTGCGCTCACCAACGCGGAGTGGGAGTCAGAACACCTGAAGCAGTATGGCTACAACATTTTCCATATTGATGAGGGCTATCAATACGCACGCGGAGAATACATCACGCCGAACGCGACACTTTTTCCTGCTGGCTTGACCCCCATGGAATACGAAGTCCGCGGCCTGGGGCTCGTTCCGGGCATCTGGACAGCTCCCTTTGAGGTTTCGGTGCGGTCATGGGTCTACCAGAAGCACCCCGACTGGCTCATCAAGAACGCGCAGGGCCAACCCATCCCGGCGGGCAATGTTGTCGATGGCAAAGACCAGCTCTACATGCTCGACACGACCAACCCAGGCGCACAGGCCTACCTGCACAAGACCTACAGCACACTCGTCCACACCTGGGACATCCACTACATCAAACTCGATTTCATGGACGACAGCGCCATCGAGGGCTACTACTACAGGCCACACACCACCGCCATGGAGGCGCAACGCATCGGCCTGCAGATCATTCGCGGCGCCGTCGGCAACCACGTTTATCTCGATAAGGACGGCAGTGTCATGCTGAATCCCGTCGGCCTGGTGGATTACGGACGCATATCGCAGGACACAGGACATACCTTCGGCTCCAGCCGTGATGCGGCTACCGGCATCGCGGCCCGCTACTACATGGATCGCAACTTCTTCGTCTCCGATCCGGACGCATTCACCGTCTCGACCCAGGTCATCAAAGATCAGGACTGGCACGGCGGCCAGAAAGGGCTGACGAAGAATGCGGCCCAAGTTTCCATCTCTCTCGCCGCAGTTTCCGGCGGAATGCTCGAGATTGGAGATAACCTGCCTTCCCTCGAAGATGAACCGCAGCGTCAGGCGCTGATTGAAAATCGTGACCTGATCGACATGGTGAAGCTGGGCAAGGCCTCAGTGCCGCTCGATTTGATGAGCTACGCGCCGTCAGACCAACAGCCCAGCATCTTCTACCTGAAGGAGTCGAAGCGGCAAAGCATCCTCACCGTCTTCAACTGGACCGAGCACCCGACAAAGCATTCCATTCGCCTGGCAGATCTGGGACTCGCCGCAAACGGCCAATACGAAATCACAAACATCTTCGACCACAAGAGCGCCGTCGAGCCTTCACCGGGAATGCTGCAAGTTGATCTGGCGAAGCACTCCGTCAGTGTGCTCAAGATCGTAAATCAGACCATTCCAGCATCCGCTCCCGACGTGACTCTTCACTGCCCGGCCAGCGGCGCAACCGGCGCAACCCTTTCGCTTTCCGCGCAAACCACATCCTCTGATCCTGCCCTTTCCTTTGCGTGGAGTCTTGGCGATGGCGTGCAGCAGCAGGGCGCACAGATCCGCCACGCATGGACAGAACCCGGGGACTATCAGGTTCACCTCACGGCCACCAGCCTGGATGATGTCAGTGCTGAGAAGAGCTGCACGGTGCATGTCAGCGGGCGGATCTCCACCGTATTTGATCCGGCAAAAATCAAGCGGTACAAACCATAA
- the agaR gene encoding transcriptional repressor AgaR, translated as MAAKTEQTYSSAVEPRLMLIDERRQLILSLIQNHGRVLVGELSRTLGISQITIRKDLEYLQSKGLVHRTHGGALRIQSSALFDPSLQEKQTQHSQEKQRIAAAAVKMVEEGQCVMLDSGTTTAAIASELKQFSQLTVITNAMNIAAELASTNMEVILIGGTLRKNSFSLVGPLAEDVLEEMHADILFLGVDGFDVEIGLTTPNFLESRVNRAMVKAARRVVTVCDSTKFNRRSLSRIVPPSSIHCVITDKNLSPEIGEALRAQNIEVVLV; from the coding sequence ATGGCTGCCAAAACAGAGCAAACCTATTCTTCGGCGGTGGAACCGCGCCTGATGCTGATTGATGAGCGTCGTCAGCTGATTCTGTCTCTGATTCAGAACCACGGTCGCGTGCTCGTCGGCGAACTCTCACGCACTCTTGGAATCTCGCAGATCACGATTCGCAAAGACCTTGAGTACCTTCAGTCCAAGGGACTGGTGCACCGCACGCACGGAGGCGCGCTTCGCATTCAGTCGAGCGCCCTGTTTGATCCCTCGCTGCAGGAGAAGCAGACACAGCACTCGCAGGAGAAGCAGCGGATTGCCGCGGCCGCCGTGAAGATGGTCGAAGAAGGCCAGTGCGTGATGCTCGATTCCGGCACCACCACCGCGGCAATTGCGAGTGAGTTGAAGCAGTTTTCGCAGCTAACGGTGATTACGAATGCCATGAACATCGCAGCGGAGCTGGCCAGCACCAACATGGAAGTGATCCTGATTGGAGGCACGCTGCGGAAGAACTCCTTCTCGCTCGTCGGCCCGCTGGCCGAAGACGTCCTTGAGGAGATGCATGCGGACATTCTGTTTCTGGGCGTAGACGGCTTCGACGTCGAGATCGGCCTGACGACCCCGAACTTTCTGGAATCGCGCGTAAACCGCGCGATGGTCAAGGCCGCCCGGCGCGTAGTGACGGTTTGCGATTCCACCAAGTTCAACCGCCGCAGCCTCTCTCGCATCGTGCCGCCTTCCTCAATCCACTGCGTGATCACCGACAAGAATCTATCTCCCGAAATTGGGGAAGCCCTGCGCGCGCAGAACATCGAGGTTGTGCTCGTGTAG
- a CDS encoding carbohydrate kinase family protein: MPDFDLTLAGEVNLDLILYGLPQEIPLDREILASNFEMTLGSSSAILAHNLSILGARVGFLTHFGADDMGRIAMERLAESQVDLSRCRRVEGGAKTGVTLMLPHGKPRRILTYPGIMFDMTVEDLDIDYLASGRHFHLSSLFLQKGLHRGLPGLFRELKRRGLTLSMDTNDDPEDRWDGVLHELLPYLDILLPNNDEIVRIAKRNTVVEALDALSGMVPLIAVKCGSQGAVVQQGERRIEVPPVHVTPVDTIGAGDSFNAGFLAAWLRGASPEDCARTGNITGALSTQRSGGTEAFRETELRASFLRDHGFSLP, from the coding sequence ATGCCCGACTTCGATCTTACCCTCGCCGGAGAGGTCAATCTGGACCTGATCCTTTACGGGTTACCCCAGGAAATTCCCCTTGACCGCGAAATCCTGGCCTCCAACTTTGAGATGACGCTGGGCAGCTCCTCCGCCATCCTGGCGCACAATCTTTCCATTCTCGGCGCGAGGGTCGGCTTTCTCACCCACTTCGGCGCGGATGACATGGGCCGCATCGCGATGGAAAGACTGGCGGAAAGCCAGGTGGACCTCTCCCGCTGCCGGCGCGTCGAAGGCGGCGCAAAGACCGGTGTCACTCTCATGCTGCCTCATGGAAAGCCGCGCCGGATCCTGACCTATCCCGGCATCATGTTTGACATGACTGTCGAAGATCTCGACATCGATTACCTGGCCTCCGGCCGCCATTTCCATCTCTCCTCTCTCTTCCTGCAGAAGGGCCTTCACCGCGGTCTCCCCGGGCTCTTTCGCGAGCTGAAACGCCGCGGGCTGACCCTCTCCATGGACACCAATGATGATCCGGAAGACCGCTGGGACGGCGTACTCCACGAGCTGCTGCCCTACCTTGATATTCTGCTGCCCAACAACGATGAAATCGTGCGCATCGCCAAACGCAACACCGTCGTCGAGGCCCTCGATGCCCTCTCCGGCATGGTTCCGCTGATTGCCGTCAAATGCGGGAGCCAGGGCGCGGTCGTACAGCAGGGAGAGCGGCGTATCGAAGTCCCACCCGTACATGTCACGCCCGTCGATACCATCGGTGCCGGAGACAGCTTTAATGCAGGCTTCCTCGCCGCATGGCTGCGCGGCGCGTCGCCCGAGGACTGCGCCCGTACCGGCAACATCACCGGAGCGCTCTCCACTCAAAGGTCAGGAGGAACAGAGGCCTTTCGTGAGACAGAACTGCGCGCCAGCTTCCTGCGCGACCATGGATTTTCACTGCCGTGA
- a CDS encoding SIS domain-containing protein, which yields MNPLSSLLDLPDAEKDERGLAHTPQEIAQQPQTWLGTYALLRAQQAGIQQFLTAAGLLDSPEQRPTVFLIGAGTSDYIGHSLHHLLRSQWQCEVLPVASTDLLTDFPDYILSDRKYLWISFSRSGDSPEGVAVLERALAEYPNICHLLITCNAAGRMMSAIKGRGKSYSVVLDDATNDRGLAMTSSFTNMVLAGQILAHAWKMEDYQPVLQALVQSAEAFLPRAATLAAELASEGYHRACFVGSGVLAGASMECALKLLELTAGKLQTLTQPTLALRHGPMAALDRDTLFVALVSSQPQRRRYELDLLREIGSKGLVRTRVAVATEDEKSLRAEAEYVLTPGISAAIPDLYRPILDVIFGQLLGLFASIHFGLKPDVPSPNGAISRVVQNVGIY from the coding sequence TTGAATCCCTTATCGTCGTTGCTCGACCTGCCTGATGCAGAAAAAGACGAGCGCGGGCTCGCGCACACACCTCAAGAGATTGCACAGCAACCCCAGACATGGCTTGGCACCTACGCTCTGCTCCGAGCCCAGCAAGCCGGGATTCAACAATTCCTGACCGCCGCCGGCCTGCTGGATTCGCCGGAGCAGCGCCCAACCGTCTTTCTCATTGGCGCAGGCACTTCCGACTACATTGGGCACTCCCTGCATCATCTGCTGCGCAGCCAATGGCAGTGCGAGGTGCTCCCGGTGGCGAGCACCGATCTGCTGACGGACTTCCCTGACTACATCCTGTCGGACCGGAAGTATCTCTGGATCTCATTCTCGCGCTCGGGCGACAGCCCTGAGGGAGTCGCAGTGTTGGAGCGCGCGCTCGCCGAATACCCGAACATCTGCCACCTGCTCATCACTTGCAACGCCGCCGGCCGCATGATGAGCGCAATTAAGGGCCGCGGGAAGTCTTACTCCGTCGTGCTTGACGACGCCACCAATGATCGCGGGCTCGCCATGACCAGTTCCTTCACCAACATGGTGCTGGCCGGGCAGATTCTGGCGCATGCGTGGAAGATGGAGGACTACCAGCCGGTGCTGCAGGCGCTTGTACAGTCGGCGGAAGCGTTTCTGCCGCGCGCCGCCACTCTGGCCGCAGAACTGGCCTCCGAAGGCTATCACCGCGCCTGCTTCGTGGGCTCGGGAGTGCTGGCCGGCGCCTCAATGGAGTGCGCTTTGAAGCTGCTGGAGCTGACCGCCGGTAAACTGCAGACCCTCACGCAGCCCACGCTCGCTTTACGTCATGGCCCCATGGCGGCGCTTGATCGCGACACCCTCTTCGTTGCGCTCGTCTCCAGCCAACCGCAGCGCAGGCGCTATGAGCTGGACCTGCTGCGCGAGATTGGAAGCAAGGGACTGGTGCGCACCCGCGTCGCCGTCGCGACAGAAGATGAAAAATCGCTCCGTGCCGAGGCCGAGTACGTGCTCACCCCCGGCATCTCTGCCGCCATTCCAGATCTCTACCGCCCGATTCTTGATGTGATCTTCGGCCAACTGCTCGGCCTGTTTGCTTCCATCCATTTCGGACTCAAGCCAGACGTCCCGAGCCCAAACGGCGCCATCAGCCGTGTGGTGCAAAACGTCGGCATCTACTGA
- a CDS encoding D-tagatose-bisphosphate aldolase, class II, non-catalytic subunit, whose amino-acid sequence MSHFLLELVRNHAANQQRGIYSVCSAHPWVLEAAMRRHLPAAGPLLIEATCNQVNQFGGYTGMTPGRFRESVYAIARKTGFPLDRILLGGDHLGPFPWQHLPAEQAMSHACEMVRLFVQEGYSKIHLDASLPCAGEPDPLPEGQIAERAARLCAAAESAAAKTSPVYIIGTEVPRPGGALDEMELAVTSPDAAETTLNLHRRAFAAAGLDAAWPRVIALVVQPGVEFSHDSVLDYQPGKASPLTARLALHPGLVYEAHSTDYQRPEALAALVRDGFAILKVGPGLTYAMRQALFALAAIEKELFPTAQQSQLPQWLEEAMLRHPEQWQKHYSGTPEEQQLLRVHSYSDRIRYYWNVPSVQQAVDTLLRNLQQRNIPETLLSDYLPAQYRKVRTGSLQSAPVPILLDAVGEALDPYISATQA is encoded by the coding sequence ATGTCCCACTTCCTCCTCGAACTGGTGCGGAATCACGCCGCGAACCAGCAGCGCGGCATTTACTCTGTATGCTCGGCTCACCCCTGGGTGCTTGAGGCCGCCATGCGGCGGCATCTCCCGGCTGCTGGCCCACTGCTGATCGAGGCCACCTGCAACCAGGTGAATCAATTCGGCGGTTACACCGGCATGACTCCGGGCCGCTTTCGCGAGAGTGTCTATGCCATCGCCCGCAAAACCGGCTTTCCATTGGATCGTATCCTGCTCGGCGGCGATCATCTAGGGCCCTTCCCCTGGCAGCATCTGCCGGCGGAGCAGGCCATGAGCCACGCCTGTGAGATGGTTCGTCTTTTTGTGCAGGAGGGCTACAGCAAGATTCATCTGGATGCGAGCCTGCCCTGCGCCGGCGAGCCCGACCCGCTGCCTGAAGGCCAGATTGCCGAACGCGCAGCCCGGCTTTGCGCCGCAGCAGAATCCGCCGCGGCGAAGACATCTCCCGTCTACATTATCGGCACGGAAGTGCCCCGTCCCGGCGGAGCTCTCGATGAGATGGAGCTGGCGGTGACGTCGCCTGATGCTGCGGAAACGACGCTTAATCTACACCGCCGCGCGTTCGCTGCCGCGGGCCTTGATGCCGCATGGCCGCGCGTCATCGCTCTCGTCGTCCAGCCTGGAGTCGAGTTCAGCCATGACAGTGTGCTCGATTACCAGCCCGGCAAAGCCTCACCGCTCACAGCACGCCTCGCGCTGCATCCGGGACTTGTTTACGAGGCGCACTCGACCGATTACCAGCGGCCAGAGGCGCTGGCGGCTCTGGTTCGGGACGGATTCGCCATCCTGAAGGTCGGCCCGGGGCTCACGTATGCCATGCGTCAGGCCCTCTTTGCGCTCGCCGCCATCGAAAAAGAATTATTCCCAACGGCGCAGCAATCCCAGCTTCCGCAGTGGTTAGAAGAGGCCATGCTCCGCCATCCGGAACAGTGGCAAAAGCACTACTCAGGAACGCCAGAAGAACAGCAACTGCTGCGTGTCCATAGCTACAGCGACCGCATTCGCTACTACTGGAATGTACCCTCAGTGCAACAAGCCGTTGACACACTGTTGCGCAACCTGCAACAGCGCAACATTCCCGAAACACTACTCAGCGACTATCTCCCCGCGCAATATCGCAAAGTACGCACCGGCTCACTCCAAAGCGCGCCGGTGCCGATCCTGCTCGATGCCGTTGGCGAGGCGCTTGATCCCTACATTTCCGCCACGCAAGCCTGA
- a CDS encoding M20 family metallopeptidase has protein sequence MKSTTARDVRRWIRPLRGELRRLLQDLVKANSVAVLAGGNETPAQRVLQAFFREQGIRAELYSTDFIEDSGHPQLRRNKRYAGRKNLSVRLSGSGRGRSLLLNGHMDTVPPGNGGWSRSPWSGLSRQGCVHGLGSFDMKGGVVANAAVICALRREGVRLGGDLLFESVVDEEWGGGGGTIAARLRGDTADACVIPEGTQLEIYRATRGGFVVDLVIEAGDPAGYFSRAEVVSPALPMGRLLNWIDELVKERGTLPPKGAYLGFPDPAPVQVLAVEANRLDPTVPLSVPSRATVRVYLQFLPEENVDQVIAAVRKRLERFCASDPFFRKYPVQWKPLIGGPLYGHELPADHPWLECMQTSATSVLERPVVTTAAPYPCDAGLIHRDFGIPTLLFGPCGAGAHNPDEYVEFESVMETAEVLLSAALTWCSG, from the coding sequence ATGAAGAGCACAACGGCTAGGGATGTACGGCGATGGATTCGCCCGTTGCGCGGTGAGTTGCGGCGTCTATTGCAGGATTTGGTGAAAGCCAACAGCGTTGCCGTGTTGGCCGGCGGAAACGAGACCCCTGCGCAGCGTGTGTTGCAGGCGTTCTTCCGCGAGCAGGGCATTCGAGCCGAGCTTTACAGCACGGACTTTATTGAGGACTCGGGCCACCCGCAATTGAGGAGAAACAAGCGCTACGCCGGACGGAAAAATTTGAGCGTGCGATTGTCTGGCTCAGGACGCGGCCGGAGTCTGCTTCTCAACGGGCATATGGATACGGTGCCGCCCGGCAATGGCGGCTGGTCGCGTTCGCCGTGGTCAGGGCTATCGCGGCAGGGGTGCGTGCATGGGCTGGGCTCGTTTGACATGAAAGGCGGTGTGGTCGCCAACGCGGCAGTCATTTGCGCTTTGCGGAGAGAGGGTGTCCGGCTGGGCGGTGATCTTCTGTTCGAGTCGGTCGTCGATGAGGAGTGGGGTGGCGGTGGCGGCACGATTGCAGCTCGGCTGCGCGGCGATACTGCGGATGCCTGCGTGATTCCAGAGGGAACACAGTTGGAGATTTACCGGGCGACTCGGGGCGGGTTTGTGGTGGACCTGGTGATCGAGGCCGGCGACCCCGCCGGATATTTCTCCCGTGCCGAGGTTGTCAGCCCTGCTTTGCCGATGGGACGCCTGCTGAACTGGATAGATGAGCTTGTAAAGGAGCGGGGCACTCTCCCGCCGAAGGGTGCATACCTTGGATTCCCCGATCCGGCACCCGTGCAGGTGTTGGCGGTGGAAGCAAACCGGCTCGATCCCACGGTTCCGCTGAGCGTACCCTCGCGGGCGACGGTGCGGGTGTATCTGCAGTTTCTTCCCGAGGAGAATGTGGACCAGGTGATTGCTGCGGTGCGGAAGCGGCTGGAGCGTTTCTGTGCCTCCGATCCGTTTTTTCGGAAGTATCCAGTCCAGTGGAAGCCCTTGATCGGCGGCCCGCTGTATGGCCATGAGCTTCCGGCGGACCATCCATGGCTGGAATGCATGCAGACGAGCGCCACATCAGTGTTGGAGCGGCCCGTGGTAACCACTGCGGCGCCTTACCCCTGTGATGCCGGACTGATTCACCGCGACTTCGGGATTCCGACTCTTCTATTTGGCCCCTGCGGGGCAGGAGCGCATAATCCTGACGAGTATGTGGAGTTTGAGTCGGTTATGGAGACGGCAGAAGTGCTGTTGTCGGCGGCGCTGACCTGGTGCAGTGGATGA